From Myotis daubentonii chromosome 15, mMyoDau2.1, whole genome shotgun sequence, one genomic window encodes:
- the LOC132216522 gene encoding leukocyte immunoglobulin-like receptor subfamily A member 6, translated as MSDSFPGDVPEPSIWADPGPIFTNGSSVTIWCQGSLQASAYVLYKERGSEPWDTRIPQDSSNKAGFLIEATTSSHAVLYQCAYYTTEDILSQRSDPLLLVVTGVGDAPSLSAQPSAVVASGGNVSLSCSSQLTSGPFHLLKEGGADPPRHMEAEWRMHAERWQAQAIFSLGPVSPSHGGTYRCYGSSSSYRNVWSQPSAPLHIQVTGVHREPALSAQPGSLVLPGHSLTLQCHAEAGFDTFALTKDEGLTHPQRLDGQHSPHFPLVHVNRTHGGRYRCYSGHNLSSVWSAPSAPLDILVAGMYRKPSLSAQPGPSVPRGVNVTLQCGSEIWLDTFHLHREGSLDPPQHLHLQDTSAPSQATFTLSPVTSGFPGTYRCYGSNSTSPYLLSQPSDPLELVVSDYTVENLIRMGVAGLVLVVLGVLLCQARNDTRRTHDAGGM; from the exons ATGTCTGATTCCTTTCCAGGAGACGTCCCCGAACCATCCATCTGGGCTGACCCAGGCCCCATCTTCACCAATGGGAGCTCTGTGACCATCTGGTGTCAGGGGTCTCTGCAGGCTAGTGCCTACGTTCTATATAAAGAGAGGGGCTCTGAGCCCTGGGATACCAGGATCCCACAGGACTCCAGCAACAAGGCCGGTTTCCTCATTGAAGCCACGACCTCATCCCACGCAGTGCTGTACCAGTGTGCATATTACACCACTGAGGACATACTGTCTCAGAGGAGTGACCCCCTGCTCCTGGTGGTGACAG gaGTGGGCGATGCACCCTCTCTTTCAGCCCAGCCAAGCGCTGTGGTGGCCTCAGGAGGGAACGTGTCCCTCTCCTGTAGCTCACAGCTCACATCTGGTCCTTTCCATCTgctgaaggagggaggggctgacccGCCCCGACACATGGAAGCAGAATGGAGGATGCATGCTGAAAGGTGGCAGGCCCAGGCCATCTTCTCTCTGGGCCCCGTGAGCCCCTCCCATGGGGGGACCTACAGATGCTATGGTTCTTCCAGCTCCTACCGCAACGTGTGGTCACAGCCCAGTGCCCCTCTGCACATCCAGGTCACAG gtgTGCACAGGGAGCCCGccctctcagcccagccaggCTCGCTGGTGCTGCCTGGACACAGCCTGACCCTCCAGTGCCACGCGGAGGCCGGCTTTGACACATTCGCTCTGACCAAGGACGAGGGCCTCACACACCCCCAGCGCCTCGATGGGCAGCACAGCCCCCACTTCCCCCTGGTCCATGTGAACCGCACCCACGGGGGCCGGTACAGATGCTACAGTGGACACAACCTCTCCTCTGTGTGGTCGGCCCCCAGCGCCCCCCTGGACATCCTGGTGGCAG GAATGTACAGGAAAccctccctctcagcccagccgGGACCCTCAGTGCCCAGGGGAGTGAACGTGACCCTGCAGTGTGGCTCTGAGATCTGGTTGGACACCTTCCACCTGCACAGGGAGGGGTCACTGGACCCTCCCCAGCACCTCCATCTGCAGGACACGTCTGCACCCTCTCAGGCCACCTTCACCCTCAGTCCTGTGACCTCAGGCTTCCCGGGGACCTACAGGTGCTATGGCTCAAACAGCACCTCCCCCTACCTGCTGTCACAGCCCAGCGACCCCCTGGAGCTGGTGGTCTCAG ACTACACAGTGGAGAATCTCATCCGGATGGGCGTGGCTGGCTTGGTCCTGGTGGTCCTCGGGGTGCTGCTATGTCAGGCTCGAAACGACACCAGAAGGACCCACGATGCAGGCGGGATGTGA